In a single window of the Bradyrhizobium sp. Ash2021 genome:
- a CDS encoding integrase core domain-containing protein: protein MLKLGIDIGQTSVAKYMVRRRGPPSQGWKTFLRNHADGIAAIDLFVVPTISFRLLYGLLIMGHGRRQILWFGVTAHPTAEWIANQLTQACGWEQIPRYLIRDRDGAYGEIFIRRVRSIGIRDRPTSARSPWQNGYAERLIGSIRRECIDHVVVFGERHLRHVLLSYMDYYNGTRTHLSLNKDAPISRAAEAAGRILCRPILGGLHHQYARA from the coding sequence TTGCTCAAGCTCGGCATCGACATCGGCCAGACCAGCGTCGCCAAGTATATGGTCAGGCGAAGGGGCCCGCCGTCCCAAGGCTGGAAGACATTTCTCCGCAATCATGCCGACGGCATCGCGGCGATCGATTTGTTCGTCGTGCCGACGATTTCATTTCGGCTCCTGTATGGCCTATTGATCATGGGGCATGGTCGACGACAGATTCTATGGTTTGGTGTCACAGCGCATCCGACCGCCGAATGGATCGCCAATCAGCTCACTCAGGCCTGCGGCTGGGAGCAAATCCCTCGTTACCTAATCCGAGATCGCGATGGAGCCTATGGTGAGATATTTATCCGCCGTGTTCGGTCGATCGGCATTCGAGACCGTCCGACCTCTGCCCGCTCCCCATGGCAAAACGGATATGCTGAACGGCTGATCGGTTCAATCCGCAGGGAATGCATTGATCATGTCGTGGTGTTCGGCGAACGCCATCTGCGCCATGTTCTGCTGTCCTACATGGACTATTATAATGGCACGCGCACTCACTTATCGTTGAACAAGGACGCGCCGATATCACGTGCCGCCGAGGCAGCGGGGCGCATTCTGTGCCGTCCGATCCTGGGTGGACTGCATCACCAATATGCTCGGGCTTGA
- a CDS encoding type II toxin-antitoxin system prevent-host-death family antitoxin, translated as MRAFSSLDLQQQSGEIQRAAAQAPVVIRSHGKPRAVMMSVEEFCRLMAAADEEIPVEALPAQPTILGPEPEDVLAYVEEDPVEAVLHMAHDAIGGVNQDVVRSEAERFARYFIRGAK; from the coding sequence ATGCGCGCCTTTTCCTCTCTCGATCTCCAGCAGCAGTCGGGCGAAATCCAGCGGGCTGCCGCCCAGGCGCCGGTGGTCATCCGAAGCCACGGGAAACCCCGCGCCGTGATGATGTCTGTCGAGGAATTCTGCCGTTTGATGGCTGCGGCCGATGAGGAAATTCCCGTGGAGGCGCTTCCGGCGCAACCAACTATTCTTGGTCCCGAACCTGAGGATGTGCTGGCATACGTCGAGGAGGATCCGGTCGAAGCCGTCCTTCATATGGCTCATGATGCGATCGGCGGCGTGAACCAAGACGTCGTCCGCAGTGAAGCCGAGCGCTTTGCCAGGTACTTCATTCGGGGCGCCAAATGA